A single genomic interval of Rubripirellula reticaptiva harbors:
- a CDS encoding GltB/FmdC/FwdC-like GXGXG domain-containing protein yields MTKWTLTQKQKPPENKVETCAENIDASPIDAKNFGDKSLAEIKKISLGRQTIGDWFDVQDSDGPDTVELRGDLRRFDHIGAALSSGELKVVGDAGNFLGGAADGKRLGMSGGRIVITGNVGDYAGHRMRRGEIWICGNVGRFAAAHMVAGTIVIAGKIGHDFAIGMRRGSLIVSQMPILADGRFSDPVESDFLIASLIAPPETGHLVEFWSRLQDQQVSTRRGDRAVGGQGEIVTPH; encoded by the coding sequence ATGACCAAGTGGACTCTGACGCAAAAGCAAAAGCCCCCTGAAAACAAAGTTGAGACCTGCGCCGAAAACATCGACGCGTCCCCAATCGACGCCAAGAACTTTGGCGACAAATCACTCGCCGAAATCAAGAAAATTTCGCTGGGACGTCAAACGATCGGTGACTGGTTTGATGTTCAGGATTCCGATGGCCCGGACACCGTGGAATTGCGAGGCGACCTGCGCCGGTTCGATCACATCGGCGCCGCTTTGTCGTCGGGCGAATTGAAAGTTGTCGGCGACGCAGGCAATTTCCTGGGTGGTGCCGCGGACGGCAAACGACTCGGCATGTCGGGCGGCCGAATCGTTATTACCGGGAACGTCGGTGATTACGCGGGCCATCGAATGCGGCGTGGCGAGATCTGGATCTGCGGCAACGTGGGTCGGTTCGCCGCCGCTCACATGGTGGCCGGCACCATCGTGATCGCTGGAAAAATTGGTCATGATTTTGCGATCGGCATGCGACGGGGCAGCTTGATTGTTTCCCAAATGCCAATTTTGGCAGACGGACGCTTTTCTGATCCGGTGGAGTCTGACTTTTTGATCGCCTCCTTGATTGCACCGCCAGAAACGGGCCACTTGGTGGAATTTTGGTCGCGACTGCAAGATCAACAAGTCTCGACCCGGCGAGGCGACCGTGCGGTTGGTGGCCAAGGCGAGATCGTGACGCCCCATTAA
- the fhcD gene encoding formylmethanofuran--tetrahydromethanopterin N-formyltransferase, with protein MTILNGVTIESEFAEAFDMKATRVIITGHDRQWALDATMAMTGFGTSVIACGIETAIERELSPEETPDGRPGFSVLAFAVSGSELEKQIPRRVGQCVLTCPTSALYAGIVGDKSMHPKRIPLGKTIRYFGDGNQISKVTPAAGYAKGRRYWRIPVMDGEFVCEHDVARINGIGGGNFLLLGNSIEAISKACRAAVDAMRDLPDMITPFPGGAARSGSKVGSKYPALFASTNDAFCPTLRTMTPSLLRDDETIAMEIVIDGLSFDAIANSIKVGVTAACKAAGGNGLLRVTAGNYGGKLGKHHFHLAEVMQ; from the coding sequence ATGACCATTTTGAACGGCGTAACGATCGAATCCGAATTTGCCGAAGCTTTCGACATGAAAGCAACTCGCGTGATCATCACCGGCCACGATCGCCAATGGGCTCTTGATGCAACCATGGCGATGACAGGATTCGGAACCAGCGTGATTGCCTGTGGTATCGAGACCGCAATCGAGCGAGAGCTTTCACCCGAGGAAACGCCCGACGGTCGACCAGGGTTTTCGGTGCTGGCTTTCGCCGTTTCCGGCAGCGAACTGGAAAAGCAGATTCCGCGCCGAGTCGGTCAGTGCGTTTTGACCTGCCCAACATCGGCGCTTTACGCCGGCATCGTCGGTGACAAGTCGATGCACCCGAAACGAATCCCGCTTGGCAAAACGATTCGCTACTTTGGCGACGGTAATCAGATCAGCAAAGTCACCCCCGCAGCCGGCTACGCCAAGGGACGCCGTTATTGGCGTATCCCAGTGATGGACGGTGAGTTTGTTTGCGAACATGATGTGGCGAGAATCAACGGCATTGGCGGTGGCAACTTTTTGCTGCTAGGGAATTCGATCGAGGCGATCTCAAAAGCCTGCCGTGCAGCCGTGGATGCAATGCGAGACCTTCCCGACATGATCACTCCATTCCCCGGTGGCGCGGCGCGTAGCGGATCCAAAGTCGGATCAAAGTATCCGGCGCTGTTCGCGTCCACCAACGATGCATTTTGCCCCACGCTGCGAACGATGACACCATCACTGCTGCGTGATGACGAAACCATCGCGATGGAAATCGTGATCGACGGGCTGTCGTTTGATGCAATCGCCAACTCGATCAAAGTTGGCGTCACCGCGGCATGCAAAGCGGCGGGCGGAAACGGACTGTTACGCGTAACCGCCGGCAACTACGGCGGAAAATTAGGCAAGCATCACTTTCATTTAGCCGAGGTGATGCAATGA
- a CDS encoding formylmethanofuran dehydrogenase subunit A, translating to MRTRITSGRLIDPAAGIDHIADLVIEHGRIAIAQASDVNDKSVRTIDASNCTVMAGGIDLHTHIGGGKVSIARMLLSDEVASHAAAAQTLAAECEYLPAAHVTGRRYLDMGYTTCFEPAVIPCNARSAHAEMADVGGLDTGGYCLLGNDDVLLSMIADKVPQPLINDYVAWMVSATQCIAVKVVNPGGINAFKFNVRTFDVDSRHPKYDISPGDVIRTLCRSVHEIGLRHPLHVHCSNLGVPGNIESTLATIEAANGLPIHLTHAQFHCYGTEGPYKMSSAAARLVEAMQRHPNVTIDVGQVMFGQTVTISADAMHQHENFRHASPKQSALVDVECEAGCGVVPFKYRRRQFVHSLQWAIGLELFLLIDDPSRVFLTTDHPNGAPFTTYPHLIGLLGDRTMRETALAEIHRDAAASSELAGLDRQYTIPEITTMTRSAPAAILGLADRGNLQVGSIADVVVYANHENIERMFSKPKYVFRQGKLVRGEGATHVSASPTTLKANLDCDRDAVSGFIDRYQSSAMMDMRRLWISDDEMANVIRSTPTAASTKERVQ from the coding sequence ATGCGAACTCGAATCACCTCAGGACGACTGATCGACCCCGCCGCCGGAATCGACCACATCGCCGATCTTGTCATCGAACACGGTCGTATCGCGATTGCGCAGGCGAGCGACGTCAATGACAAGAGTGTGCGGACCATCGACGCATCGAATTGCACCGTGATGGCCGGCGGCATCGATTTGCATACGCACATTGGTGGCGGAAAAGTCTCGATCGCTCGGATGCTGCTGTCCGACGAGGTCGCTTCGCATGCCGCGGCCGCACAAACGCTTGCTGCCGAATGCGAGTACTTGCCAGCGGCACATGTAACTGGCCGGCGTTATCTGGACATGGGCTACACGACTTGCTTTGAACCGGCCGTGATTCCCTGCAATGCCCGTTCGGCCCATGCCGAAATGGCCGATGTCGGCGGACTCGATACCGGTGGCTATTGTTTGCTGGGCAACGACGACGTGCTGCTGTCGATGATTGCGGACAAGGTGCCGCAGCCCTTGATCAACGATTACGTCGCTTGGATGGTATCGGCGACCCAGTGCATTGCCGTGAAAGTCGTGAACCCGGGCGGCATCAATGCGTTCAAGTTCAACGTGCGAACCTTCGATGTTGATTCGCGTCATCCCAAATACGACATCTCGCCGGGTGATGTGATTCGGACGCTTTGCCGATCGGTCCACGAAATCGGTTTGCGCCATCCGCTGCATGTCCACTGCAGCAATCTGGGCGTGCCGGGCAACATTGAATCGACCCTGGCCACGATCGAAGCCGCCAACGGTCTGCCGATCCATTTGACGCACGCCCAATTCCACTGCTATGGCACCGAGGGGCCGTACAAAATGTCATCGGCTGCGGCACGACTTGTCGAAGCCATGCAGCGGCATCCCAACGTGACCATCGATGTCGGCCAAGTGATGTTCGGGCAAACCGTCACGATCAGCGCCGACGCGATGCACCAACACGAAAATTTCCGACATGCCAGCCCCAAGCAATCAGCACTGGTCGACGTCGAATGCGAAGCCGGTTGCGGCGTGGTGCCGTTCAAGTATCGCCGCCGCCAATTCGTTCACTCGTTGCAGTGGGCAATCGGGCTAGAACTGTTCTTGTTGATCGATGATCCGTCACGAGTCTTCCTGACAACGGACCATCCCAACGGAGCCCCGTTTACGACTTACCCGCACTTGATCGGTTTGCTGGGCGATCGCACGATGCGAGAAACCGCACTGGCCGAAATCCATCGCGACGCAGCAGCGTCTAGCGAATTGGCAGGACTGGATCGCCAATACACGATCCCCGAAATAACAACGATGACTCGCAGCGCGCCGGCCGCGATCCTGGGTCTGGCCGATCGCGGGAACTTGCAAGTCGGTTCGATTGCCGACGTCGTTGTCTACGCCAACCACGAAAACATCGAACGAATGTTTTCAAAACCCAAGTACGTGTTCCGCCAAGGAAAATTGGTCCGCGGCGAAGGAGCAACTCATGTGTCCGCTTCGCCAACCACACTGAAAGCCAACTTGGATTGCGATCGTGATGCGGTCAGCGGTTTCATTGACCGTTACCAGTCGTCGGCAATGATGGACATGCGTCGTTTGTGGATCAGTGACGATGAAATGGCCAACGTAATTCGGTCCACTCCTACCGCCGCCAGCACGAAGGAACGTGTGCAATGA
- the panB gene encoding 3-methyl-2-oxobutanoate hydroxymethyltransferase, whose protein sequence is MTRNHSTDSPGPSRVTIRTLAKMRRENQSISMLTAYDFPIAEALDEAGIDVLLVGDSLAMVVQGHSTTLPVTMDQIIYHAEMVGRAAKRAMVVVDLPFPEGQLSIERSIEASARVLKETQCHAVKLEGGAEQASRIEAIVTAGIPVMAHVGLRPQNVHVDGGYRVQRDEVQLIADAKAAQAAGAFAVLIECVTTEIGKAITESVTVPTIGIGAGPHTTGQVLVTHDLIGFHSGYLPKFVRQVADVRGLIKDAAAGYAQSIRDGEFPSEKESF, encoded by the coding sequence ATGACCCGCAACCATTCGACGGACTCACCTGGACCATCGCGAGTGACGATTCGCACGTTGGCAAAAATGCGTCGCGAGAACCAGTCGATCTCGATGCTGACGGCCTACGATTTTCCAATCGCCGAAGCTCTCGACGAAGCCGGCATCGACGTTTTGTTGGTGGGAGATTCGTTGGCGATGGTTGTACAGGGACACTCGACAACTTTGCCCGTCACGATGGACCAGATCATTTATCACGCAGAAATGGTCGGCCGGGCAGCAAAGCGGGCCATGGTCGTTGTCGACCTGCCGTTCCCCGAAGGCCAATTGTCGATCGAACGAAGCATCGAAGCGAGTGCGCGGGTGTTGAAAGAGACTCAGTGCCATGCGGTTAAACTTGAAGGCGGTGCCGAACAGGCTTCGCGAATCGAAGCGATCGTGACCGCTGGCATCCCTGTCATGGCTCACGTCGGACTGCGTCCCCAAAACGTTCACGTCGACGGCGGCTACCGCGTCCAACGTGATGAAGTTCAATTGATTGCCGATGCAAAAGCGGCTCAGGCGGCGGGAGCCTTCGCAGTGTTGATTGAATGCGTCACCACTGAAATCGGCAAAGCGATCACCGAATCAGTCACGGTTCCGACGATCGGCATTGGTGCTGGACCGCATACGACCGGCCAGGTGTTGGTGACGCATGATTTGATCGGTTTCCATTCGGGGTACTTGCCCAAGTTCGTTCGTCAGGTTGCCGACGTGCGCGGTTTGATCAAGGACGCTGCCGCCGGTTATGCCCAATCGATCCGCGACGGTGAATTTCCTAGCGAAAAAGAATCCTTCTAG
- a CDS encoding tetratricopeptide repeat protein yields MLRVWLVVACSLVVSASQLAAEDEVKPYVSYEAAFHAASKHRASGEWKASEDALRQAIELSSDVRKHCDAHRVLVDVYSRLDKPGAMFDSADFVVANHPHAASASLTKSSLTSIVGQRDWHAKMKERYEGILVKDPKNRVALEMMERYTYLLSRQHDKRIEYLDRLIDLQKSSDEPIDIRMHMDRAFSYKILHDYPKSAELYEGTAELDDASRSFALMRAAEVWQQAKDKPKALAAAKRADQLGPSKGVDNNLYAWHRGLGEVFIYTRQTDLAIKHLEAAVAEAPINAYRQQCTELLELAKDLK; encoded by the coding sequence ATGTTACGCGTCTGGCTCGTCGTCGCATGTTCGCTGGTCGTCTCTGCCAGTCAGCTCGCCGCCGAAGACGAGGTCAAACCGTACGTCAGTTACGAAGCGGCCTTTCACGCTGCGTCCAAGCATCGTGCCAGTGGAGAATGGAAGGCTAGCGAGGACGCACTTCGGCAGGCAATCGAGCTTAGCTCGGACGTTCGCAAACACTGCGACGCTCACCGTGTTTTGGTCGACGTCTATTCAAGACTCGACAAACCGGGTGCGATGTTTGATTCGGCTGATTTCGTCGTTGCAAACCACCCGCACGCTGCGTCAGCATCGCTGACCAAAAGCAGCTTGACGTCCATCGTCGGTCAACGCGATTGGCACGCGAAGATGAAGGAACGCTACGAAGGAATCCTGGTCAAGGATCCCAAGAATCGCGTCGCGCTCGAGATGATGGAGCGATACACGTACTTGCTATCTCGCCAGCATGACAAGCGAATTGAGTATCTGGATCGACTGATCGATTTGCAAAAAAGTTCTGACGAGCCGATCGATATACGGATGCACATGGACCGCGCGTTCTCGTACAAAATCTTGCACGACTATCCCAAGTCCGCCGAACTGTACGAGGGGACGGCTGAACTCGACGATGCATCGCGTTCGTTCGCATTGATGCGGGCAGCGGAAGTTTGGCAACAGGCCAAGGACAAGCCAAAAGCACTGGCCGCGGCCAAACGGGCCGATCAGTTGGGACCGAGCAAAGGAGTCGACAACAATTTGTACGCGTGGCATCGCGGACTAGGTGAAGTATTCATTTACACTCGCCAAACCGATCTGGCGATCAAGCATCTCGAGGCGGCTGTCGCCGAGGCACCCATCAATGCGTACCGCCAGCAGTGCACCGAGCTATTAGAATTGGCTAAAGATCTGAAGTAA
- a CDS encoding sulfatase family protein: MLRLTSLVLGFIAVVFTTSLQAQSPPPNIVVIFIDDMGYADINPFGATEYQTPNLNRMASEGRKFTDFVVSSAVCSASRSALMTGCYHRRVGISGALGPKSNIGIAERETTLAELCKSKGYATAAFGKWHLGHDPKFLPTNHGFDEFYGIPYSNDMWPLHPASVAQREKDPNAKIAWPALPMIEATVDGGVTIVNDDIQPADQEQMTKQFTERAVGFIKDHVDTPFFLYLPHPMVHVPLYASEEFRGKSGAGKFGDVVMEVDWSVGEILNAIEDIGVERNTLVVFTSDNGPWLSYGTDSGKATPLREGKGTMFEGGYREPTIMWWKGKIPAGTTCDELGSTIDLLPTVAALIGADLPKHKIDGKDIRPLMFGEAGAVSPHNAFYGYYGGGQLQTIRNERFKLVFPHKYRTLKGHPGGFGGRPVAYTNVQAELALYDLDNDVSETTNVMDKFPAEVAKLQAAAEEAREDLGDKLTGRSGKGIRPADSLSPDDARLPQNWR; the protein is encoded by the coding sequence ATGCTTCGACTCACCAGCCTGGTTCTCGGTTTCATTGCCGTTGTTTTTACAACTTCTTTGCAAGCTCAGTCGCCGCCACCCAACATTGTCGTCATCTTTATTGATGACATGGGCTATGCCGATATCAATCCGTTCGGTGCGACCGAGTATCAAACGCCCAACCTGAATCGAATGGCGTCGGAAGGTCGTAAGTTCACGGATTTTGTCGTGTCATCGGCCGTCTGTTCGGCTTCACGATCGGCACTGATGACAGGGTGCTATCACCGCCGCGTCGGGATTAGCGGCGCTTTGGGGCCAAAGTCAAACATCGGCATCGCCGAGCGAGAAACGACGTTGGCCGAGCTGTGTAAATCCAAGGGCTACGCAACCGCGGCGTTTGGAAAATGGCACCTTGGTCACGATCCCAAGTTCTTGCCCACCAATCACGGATTCGATGAGTTCTATGGAATCCCCTACAGCAACGACATGTGGCCGCTGCACCCGGCGTCGGTCGCCCAGCGAGAAAAAGATCCGAACGCCAAAATTGCTTGGCCGGCGCTACCGATGATCGAAGCCACCGTCGATGGTGGTGTCACGATCGTCAACGATGACATTCAGCCGGCTGATCAAGAACAGATGACGAAGCAGTTTACCGAACGAGCGGTGGGCTTCATCAAGGATCACGTTGACACGCCGTTTTTCTTGTACCTGCCGCATCCCATGGTTCACGTACCGCTGTATGCATCGGAAGAGTTTCGTGGCAAAAGTGGTGCTGGCAAATTCGGCGATGTGGTGATGGAAGTGGATTGGTCGGTCGGCGAAATCTTGAATGCGATCGAAGACATCGGAGTCGAACGAAATACGCTGGTCGTGTTCACCAGTGACAACGGACCCTGGCTTTCATACGGCACGGATTCTGGCAAAGCGACGCCGCTACGTGAAGGCAAGGGGACGATGTTCGAAGGCGGATATCGCGAACCGACGATCATGTGGTGGAAAGGCAAAATTCCCGCTGGCACAACTTGCGATGAACTGGGCAGCACCATCGATCTCTTGCCCACGGTCGCGGCCCTGATCGGTGCCGATCTGCCCAAGCACAAAATCGACGGCAAAGACATTCGCCCGTTGATGTTCGGCGAAGCGGGTGCCGTTTCGCCTCACAATGCCTTCTATGGTTACTACGGCGGTGGACAACTGCAAACGATTCGCAACGAGCGGTTCAAGTTGGTTTTTCCGCACAAATATCGAACACTAAAAGGGCATCCAGGCGGGTTCGGAGGTCGGCCGGTGGCTTACACGAACGTGCAAGCTGAACTGGCCCTGTACGACCTCGACAATGATGTGTCAGAAACCACCAATGTGATGGACAAGTTCCCTGCCGAAGTCGCTAAACTGCAGGCCGCCGCCGAAGAAGCTCGTGAAGACTTGGGCGACAAACTGACCGGACGGTCAGGAAAGGGCATTCGTCCGGCCGATAGCCTATCACCCGATGACGCACGTTTGCCACAGAATTGGCGCTAG
- a CDS encoding DUF58 domain-containing protein: MAKLASSSTLLSPELLGRLERMELVSRKVFRGRMKGERRSKRKGQSVEFADFRNYVAGDDLRLIDWNLYARLDQLFLKLFLEEEDLHFFALIDASESMNFGDPTKLHVAKQLAAALGYVGMCRADRISVSALGPEGRRAPVLRGRASLWKMLNYLDSIDAGHNVSLHDGVKDFSLRTAGTGVCVLLTDLMDKNGYESALRMLIGRRMDVFVMHILSPEEIDPPLRGDRKLIDVEDGDAAEITINQYVIDKYKETVKSFIGGAKQFCSRRSIVYIPVRTDVPVETIVTRYLRERGVVR; encoded by the coding sequence ATGGCAAAACTTGCTTCCTCTTCGACCTTGCTAAGCCCTGAACTCTTGGGGCGTCTTGAACGCATGGAGTTGGTTTCTCGCAAGGTATTTCGCGGACGGATGAAGGGTGAACGACGCAGCAAACGCAAAGGCCAAAGCGTCGAATTCGCTGACTTCCGAAACTATGTCGCCGGCGACGACCTGCGACTGATCGATTGGAATCTGTACGCGCGTTTGGACCAGTTATTCCTGAAGCTGTTTTTGGAAGAAGAAGATCTGCACTTCTTTGCCTTGATCGACGCCAGCGAATCGATGAATTTCGGCGATCCGACAAAATTGCATGTCGCCAAGCAGTTGGCCGCGGCGCTCGGGTATGTCGGGATGTGCCGCGCCGACCGTATCAGCGTGTCGGCGCTCGGCCCAGAAGGACGGCGTGCACCGGTGCTGCGTGGCCGAGCCAGTCTTTGGAAGATGCTGAACTACTTGGATTCAATCGATGCCGGACACAATGTTTCGTTGCACGATGGAGTGAAAGATTTTTCGCTGCGGACCGCCGGCACCGGCGTCTGTGTCTTACTGACTGACTTGATGGACAAAAACGGTTACGAGTCGGCGCTGCGGATGCTGATCGGACGACGGATGGATGTGTTCGTGATGCACATTTTGTCACCCGAGGAGATTGATCCGCCGCTGCGTGGTGATCGCAAGCTGATCGATGTGGAAGACGGTGACGCGGCCGAGATCACGATCAACCAGTATGTGATAGACAAGTACAAAGAAACGGTGAAGTCGTTCATTGGCGGTGCAAAGCAGTTTTGTAGTCGGCGTAGCATCGTCTACATCCCCGTGCGAACGGATGTGCCCGTCGAAACGATCGTGACACGGTACCTGCGCGAGCGAGGAGTGGTGCGATGA
- a CDS encoding vWA domain-containing protein, with amino-acid sequence MSWISAISPWQWALFAAVPVGIVLLYFLKLRREPVEVPSTYLWSRTIEDLHVNSLMQRLRRSLLLFLQLLAVALAALALFRPGIRGEASSQGRMVFLLDTSASMQSRDGGEGGVSRFESAREQIRGRIESMSDSETAMLVTFSDRPDTVQSFTTDRRRLREALGRVEVTNHPTDILGALQAADGLANPRRSSEVGNINDLQVADAMPADLLIFTDGGFQPVTEFNLGNLIPTYISIGGSNHKNLAITAFSAERNIEQPSQVQAFATVINLGDQPIETTATLNAVSSANDNEFLDAVSVSLEPEEQTGLSFTIENDEGVALRLSLDVDDDLPVDNVAFAGLSPMRNVNVLVVTSGNSPLELGLETEKAAKICAAEFVLPSYLETEAWKTRAETGTDDLVIFDRCSPATMPATNTFFIGSLPPPDADESTQDWQWGSEPAPVSLVDIDRTHPMMRFLELFSLLIFEGRSVKGPVGSTELVAADSGPMLVLSPRDGYQDLVLGFEVISTDADGLTETNTNWYAERSWPVFLLNVLRYLAGAAEATGSPSFRPGETVRIRLENAVAQPKLRRVGETATSDLIAGPSGLIEIVGTETPGNYRVEDGDRLADSFSVNLFDRSESDLKVAPSVELGYEAVEAATGGVEQRREYWRWALMGVLGVLAAEWWVFSRRVA; translated from the coding sequence ATGAGTTGGATTTCGGCGATCTCGCCCTGGCAATGGGCTTTATTCGCGGCGGTCCCGGTCGGAATCGTGCTGCTTTACTTTTTGAAGCTGCGCCGCGAACCGGTCGAAGTGCCCAGCACCTACTTGTGGTCACGCACGATTGAGGATTTGCACGTCAACAGTTTGATGCAGCGTTTGCGCCGCAGCCTGTTGCTGTTTTTGCAATTGTTGGCTGTCGCTTTGGCTGCTCTTGCGTTGTTTCGCCCTGGAATTCGCGGCGAAGCGTCGTCGCAGGGGCGAATGGTTTTTCTGTTGGATACGTCGGCCAGCATGCAGTCGCGTGATGGTGGCGAAGGTGGCGTTTCGCGATTCGAATCGGCTCGCGAGCAGATTCGTGGACGCATTGAATCGATGTCCGATTCCGAAACTGCGATGTTAGTCACTTTTAGCGATCGCCCGGACACCGTCCAGTCGTTCACGACGGATCGTCGTCGGCTGCGCGAAGCCCTTGGCCGAGTCGAAGTGACGAATCATCCAACCGATATTCTGGGTGCCTTGCAAGCGGCCGACGGACTCGCCAATCCTCGGCGCAGCAGTGAAGTTGGGAATATCAATGACCTGCAGGTGGCTGATGCGATGCCAGCCGACTTGCTGATCTTTACCGATGGCGGTTTCCAGCCGGTCACGGAATTCAATCTTGGCAATTTGATACCGACTTACATCTCGATCGGTGGCAGCAACCACAAAAATCTTGCGATCACGGCGTTCTCGGCCGAACGAAACATCGAACAGCCGTCTCAGGTTCAAGCGTTCGCGACGGTCATCAATCTTGGCGACCAGCCAATCGAGACGACAGCGACGCTGAACGCGGTATCGTCTGCAAATGACAATGAATTTTTGGACGCTGTCTCGGTCTCGTTAGAACCAGAAGAACAAACCGGGCTTTCGTTCACGATCGAAAATGACGAAGGCGTTGCGTTGCGATTGTCGCTGGATGTCGATGACGATTTACCGGTCGACAATGTTGCGTTCGCCGGATTGTCGCCGATGCGAAACGTGAATGTGTTGGTTGTGACCTCCGGGAACAGTCCCTTGGAACTTGGGCTAGAAACCGAAAAGGCGGCTAAGATCTGCGCTGCTGAGTTTGTGCTGCCGTCGTATTTGGAAACCGAGGCTTGGAAGACTCGAGCCGAAACGGGTACCGATGACTTGGTGATTTTTGACCGTTGTTCGCCCGCGACGATGCCGGCGACAAATACGTTCTTCATCGGATCGCTGCCGCCGCCAGACGCCGACGAGTCGACCCAGGATTGGCAGTGGGGATCCGAACCTGCGCCGGTGTCGTTGGTCGACATCGATCGAACTCACCCGATGATGCGATTTCTAGAATTGTTTTCGTTGCTGATTTTCGAAGGCCGCAGCGTGAAGGGGCCCGTCGGTTCTACTGAATTGGTGGCGGCCGATTCGGGCCCCATGTTGGTTCTGTCGCCTCGCGATGGGTATCAAGACTTGGTGCTAGGGTTCGAGGTCATTTCGACCGATGCGGATGGTTTGACCGAGACAAATACGAACTGGTACGCGGAACGGTCGTGGCCTGTCTTTTTGCTGAACGTGTTGCGTTATCTAGCGGGCGCGGCCGAGGCGACCGGTTCGCCATCGTTTCGTCCAGGCGAGACGGTTCGGATTCGCCTGGAAAACGCCGTAGCACAGCCCAAGCTTAGGCGAGTCGGCGAAACAGCGACGTCCGATCTGATCGCGGGGCCCAGTGGTCTGATCGAAATCGTCGGAACTGAAACGCCTGGGAATTATCGCGTCGAAGATGGTGACCGATTGGCCGATTCGTTCTCGGTTAACTTGTTTGACCGTAGCGAAAGCGATTTGAAGGTCGCGCCGAGCGTCGAGCTAGGGTACGAAGCCGTCGAAGCCGCAACCGGTGGTGTCGAGCAACGCCGAGAGTATTGGCGATGGGCGCTGATGGGCGTGCTGGGCGTTTTGGCGGCCGAATGGTGGGTTTTCAGCCGCCGAGTTGCTTAG
- a CDS encoding outer membrane protein assembly factor BamB family protein: MIRNLSTVIAAILISVPSLALADHDVLLQGNNRLAIIDADGTVSWEMRWGGIHDIHLLPNGNILTRQGGAKVVEINPTTKELVWSYDSAQENGNAGKRIEVHAFERLENGDTMIAESGAARIIEVNQDGKIQKEIALTVEHPGAHTDTRLVRSTKSGTYLATHESDGKVREYDRKSGKIVWEYEVPLFGREPAGGHGPEAYGNRLFSALRLENGNTLIATGNGHGVIEVTPEKEIVWQIQQDDLPNIKLAWVTTLEVLPNGNYVIGNCHAGAGQPLLLEINPSNKEVVWTLDRFDDFGNSVSNSVLVDMAGKSIR; this comes from the coding sequence ATGATTCGAAACCTGTCTACCGTAATTGCCGCGATCCTGATTTCTGTTCCCTCGCTCGCCCTTGCCGATCACGATGTGCTGCTGCAAGGCAACAATCGTCTGGCGATCATTGACGCGGATGGCACCGTTAGCTGGGAAATGCGCTGGGGTGGCATTCATGACATTCACCTCCTTCCCAACGGCAACATTCTGACTCGCCAAGGCGGGGCCAAGGTCGTCGAGATCAATCCGACCACCAAAGAATTGGTGTGGTCGTACGATAGCGCTCAAGAAAACGGCAACGCAGGAAAACGCATCGAAGTTCACGCATTCGAACGTCTTGAAAACGGCGACACCATGATCGCCGAATCGGGTGCGGCACGAATCATTGAAGTCAACCAAGACGGCAAGATTCAAAAAGAAATCGCGTTGACGGTTGAACATCCGGGCGCGCATACCGACACGCGATTGGTGCGGTCAACCAAGTCGGGAACCTACTTGGCGACTCACGAATCGGACGGCAAAGTTCGCGAATATGATCGCAAGTCAGGCAAGATCGTTTGGGAGTACGAGGTTCCCTTGTTTGGCCGCGAACCGGCTGGCGGACACGGCCCCGAAGCCTACGGAAACCGATTGTTTTCGGCACTGCGTTTAGAAAATGGAAACACTTTGATCGCGACCGGAAACGGTCACGGCGTCATCGAAGTCACGCCTGAAAAAGAAATCGTCTGGCAAATCCAACAGGACGACCTGCCGAACATCAAGCTGGCTTGGGTAACGACGCTGGAAGTGTTGCCCAACGGGAACTACGTGATCGGCAATTGTCACGCCGGGGCGGGCCAACCGCTGCTACTCGAAATCAATCCGTCGAACAAAGAAGTCGTCTGGACCCTCGATCGCTTCGACGACTTCGGCAATAGCGTTTCAAACTCGGTACTGGTCGACATGGCTGGCAAGTCGATTCGGTAA